ACACGAAGTGGTGGTACGACGACGTGATCACCGTCGTCGGCGAGGCGGGCGAGTTCATCGACGACATCATCGTCCCGAAGGTGAAGTCCGCCAGCGACGTCCACACCGTCGAGAACCTGCTCGCGCAGGTCGAAGAGAACAACGGGCTGGAGGTCGGCGGCATCGGTCTCGAACCCCAGATCGAGGACGGCGAGGGGATCCACAACGTCCACGAGATCGCGCACGCCTCCGACCGCCTCTCCTCGATCATCTTCGGGCCGGGCGACTACTCCGCGGCGATGGGGACGCCCGGACTCGACATCGGCCAGTTCCCGGAGTACCCGGGCCACTACTGGCACCACGCGCTCTCCGAGTGTAACTCCGCCGCCAAGTCCGCCGGTCTGCCGTGTCTCGACGGGCCGTACGCGGACATCGAGGACCCGGAGGGGTTCCGCGAGTCCGCCGAGAACGCCAACATGATCGGCTGCGACGGCAAGTGGGCGATCCACCCCTCGCAGATCGAGATCGGCAACGA
The sequence above is a segment of the Halorubrum sp. 2020YC2 genome. Coding sequences within it:
- a CDS encoding CoA ester lyase, with amino-acid sequence MTDVTLRRTQLATPASDEKMMHSAADSDADEVFLDLEDSVAPNAKPDAREPLIEAAREEDWSDMVLSFRMNGIDTKWWYDDVITVVGEAGEFIDDIIVPKVKSASDVHTVENLLAQVEENNGLEVGGIGLEPQIEDGEGIHNVHEIAHASDRLSSIIFGPGDYSAAMGTPGLDIGQFPEYPGHYWHHALSECNSAAKSAGLPCLDGPYADIEDPEGFRESAENANMIGCDGKWAIHPSQIEIGNEVFAPDPETAERAKRIVDAYAEAMEEGKGAVSVDGQMVDEATNKMAQDIVETAEAAGIL